From a region of the Odoribacter splanchnicus DSM 20712 genome:
- a CDS encoding helix-turn-helix domain-containing protein yields MELINKDTLQIKEFISSLDSMLIGIESIVKHYKPHLNGERFLSNNEVSKKLNVSLRTLQEWRDTGLIPFIQIKGKIIYRQSDIDKLLQKHYFESWKE; encoded by the coding sequence ATGGAACTAATAAATAAAGATACCCTGCAAATTAAAGAGTTTATTTCTTCGCTTGATTCGATGCTGATCGGTATTGAATCTATAGTTAAGCATTACAAGCCCCACCTGAACGGGGAACGCTTTCTTTCTAATAATGAAGTTTCCAAGAAACTGAATGTCAGTTTGCGAACCCTGCAAGAGTGGCGAGATACAGGGCTAATCCCCTTTATCCAGATAAAAGGTAAAATCATCTATCGCCAGAGCGATATTGATAAACTGCTCCAAAAGCATTATTTTGAAAGTTGGAAAGAATAA
- a CDS encoding site-specific integrase gives MARKTFNVLFFIKKARLLKNGEAPVCMRITVNGCMVDVLVKRSCPVNLWNQAKENSKGKDRMSVELNHYLEITRSRIHQIYRELESTGKTITVDLMRKLYYGVDEDSKTLLQVFREHNEQSRKLIGKDFVSKTVQRYETTTRYLEEFIKKEYQLSDIALNNLEANFISKFDAFLKIEKGCAQNSAITRLKNLKKIIRIALENDWIKKDPFAYYRFKLEETDPEFLTMDEIKIILAKEFTIKRVEQVRDVFIFCIFTGLAFSDVKDLSPEHLVKDNKGELWIRKNRQKTKIMCNIPVLPVAASILDKYKDVAECTGKLLPVLCNQRMNSYLKEIADVCGIHKNLSTHTARHSYATSVCLANGVSMENVAKMLGHADTSVTKHYARVLDQNILKDMQKVNSCLSELAI, from the coding sequence ATGGCTAGAAAAACCTTCAATGTGCTATTCTTTATCAAGAAAGCCAGATTATTAAAGAATGGAGAAGCACCCGTGTGCATGAGAATTACTGTAAACGGCTGTATGGTAGATGTTTTAGTAAAAAGAAGCTGTCCTGTAAATCTATGGAATCAGGCAAAAGAAAACTCCAAAGGAAAAGATCGTATGTCGGTGGAACTGAACCACTACTTGGAAATCACACGCTCTCGCATACACCAAATTTATAGAGAACTGGAATCCACAGGTAAGACTATTACAGTCGATCTTATGAGAAAGCTATATTATGGGGTGGATGAAGATAGTAAAACGCTATTGCAAGTATTCAGAGAGCATAACGAACAAAGCCGTAAGCTAATCGGTAAGGACTTCGTTAGTAAGACCGTTCAACGGTATGAAACCACTACCCGATATTTAGAGGAATTCATAAAGAAAGAATATCAATTATCTGATATTGCCCTAAACAACTTGGAAGCCAACTTTATTTCTAAGTTCGATGCTTTTTTGAAAATTGAAAAAGGTTGTGCGCAGAATTCAGCTATCACCCGATTGAAGAACTTGAAGAAGATTATCCGTATTGCTTTGGAAAACGACTGGATAAAGAAAGATCCGTTTGCTTACTATCGCTTCAAACTGGAAGAAACCGATCCTGAGTTCCTGACGATGGACGAGATTAAAATTATTCTTGCAAAAGAATTCACGATTAAGCGAGTAGAACAGGTACGTGACGTTTTTATCTTTTGCATTTTTACTGGATTGGCGTTCAGCGATGTGAAAGATTTATCACCCGAACACTTGGTAAAAGACAACAAAGGGGAGCTTTGGATAAGAAAGAACCGCCAAAAGACAAAAATCATGTGCAACATTCCTGTGCTGCCTGTAGCAGCTTCTATACTTGATAAATATAAGGATGTGGCAGAGTGTACCGGAAAACTTTTACCTGTATTGTGTAATCAACGCATGAACAGTTATTTGAAAGAAATTGCCGATGTGTGCGGAATTCATAAAAATCTTAGCACTCATACGGCCAGACATAGCTATGCCACTTCCGTGTGCCTTGCAAATGGCGTAAGTATGGAAAATGTAGCCAAGATGTTAGGTCATGCAGATACCAGCGTGACGAAACACTACGCACGGGTACTGGATCAGAATATTCTAAAGGATATGCAGAAAGTGAATAGCTGCTTGTCGGAATTGGCTATATAA
- the rsmH gene encoding 16S rRNA (cytosine(1402)-N(4))-methyltransferase RsmH — MSEYHVPVLLKESVDGLDIRQGGVYLDLTFGGGGHSGEILKRLDAEGCLLGFDQDEDALANVPEDDRFIFVNHNFRYLRNFMRYYGYEEADGILADLGVSSHEFDEAGRGFSFRFEAELDMRMNQRSKLTAATVLNTYDAEQLTAIFRNYGEVENARRLVDLIVKARANQEIKTSEAFYQIILPCIPKLKEKKYLAKVYQALRIEVNGELEALEEMMQQAMEVLKPGGRLVIITYHSLEDRIVKNFLKAGNAEGKLEKDLVFGHVHHNFELVNRKVIVPSEEEIVRNPRARSAKLRIARKKD; from the coding sequence ATGTCCGAATATCATGTACCGGTTTTGCTGAAAGAGTCTGTCGATGGATTGGATATCCGGCAGGGAGGTGTGTATCTGGATCTGACCTTCGGGGGGGGGGGACATTCCGGGGAGATATTGAAACGATTGGATGCAGAGGGATGTTTGCTGGGGTTCGATCAGGATGAGGATGCTTTGGCTAATGTGCCGGAAGATGATCGTTTTATTTTTGTGAATCATAATTTCAGATATTTGCGTAATTTTATGCGCTATTATGGGTATGAAGAAGCGGATGGCATTCTGGCGGATTTGGGGGTATCTTCTCATGAATTCGATGAAGCCGGCCGGGGATTTTCGTTCCGGTTCGAAGCGGAATTGGATATGAGGATGAACCAACGGAGTAAGCTGACAGCCGCTACCGTGCTGAATACCTACGATGCAGAACAGTTGACCGCTATTTTCAGGAATTACGGGGAGGTGGAGAATGCCCGGAGGTTGGTGGATTTGATCGTGAAAGCCCGGGCAAATCAGGAAATAAAAACTTCCGAGGCGTTTTATCAGATTATTTTGCCTTGTATTCCGAAGTTGAAAGAAAAAAAATATCTGGCAAAAGTCTATCAGGCTTTACGGATAGAAGTGAACGGGGAGCTGGAAGCTTTGGAGGAGATGATGCAACAGGCGATGGAGGTATTGAAGCCGGGGGGCAGATTGGTGATTATTACCTATCATTCTCTGGAAGATCGGATTGTGAAGAATTTTTTGAAGGCCGGGAATGCGGAAGGTAAATTGGAAAAGGATCTGGTGTTCGGTCATGTACACCATAACTTTGAATTGGTCAACCGGAAAGTGATCGTTCCCTCGGAAGAGGAAATCGTGCGTAATCCGCGGGCCAGGAGTGCAAAGCTTCGGATTGCGAGAAAGAAGGATTAA
- a CDS encoding TetR/AcrR family transcriptional regulator: MQTTKEYTHKLLLETARRAFFKKGFKAVSMREISKLSGIGLSNIYNYYPCKDDLLADVLHPLLEAMNSMLEDHNRPEAFSLDVFTSEEYHRSSMKEVMNIVRRYREEFKLLFSSIQDSRFNDYWEQWIKRSTVMGIEYMEGMKKLYPDLHTDISLFFMHFTCSWWVNMMKEVVQHEELSSEEIECFIGEYIRFSTGGWKRLMNVKIER, from the coding sequence ATGCAAACAACAAAAGAATATACACATAAATTATTGTTGGAAACAGCAAGGAGAGCCTTTTTCAAGAAGGGCTTTAAGGCTGTGTCTATGCGTGAAATATCCAAATTGTCGGGTATCGGTCTGAGCAACATCTACAATTATTATCCTTGTAAGGACGATTTGTTGGCTGACGTGTTGCATCCGCTTTTGGAGGCGATGAACAGTATGCTGGAAGATCATAATCGCCCGGAGGCCTTTTCTTTGGATGTCTTTACCTCCGAAGAATATCATCGCTCATCCATGAAGGAGGTAATGAACATCGTAAGACGGTATCGTGAAGAATTTAAGTTACTTTTTTCATCTATCCAAGACTCTCGTTTCAATGATTATTGGGAACAATGGATTAAAAGAAGTACAGTAATGGGTATAGAATATATGGAAGGTATGAAAAAGCTCTACCCTGATCTGCATACCGATATTTCTCTATTCTTTATGCACTTCACCTGCTCATGGTGGGTTAATATGATGAAAGAGGTGGTGCAACATGAAGAGCTTTCCAGTGAAGAAATTGAATGTTTTATTGGTGAGTATATCCGCTTTAGCACAGGAGGCTGGAAAAGGCTCATGAATGTAAAAATAGAAAGATGA
- a CDS encoding class I SAM-dependent methyltransferase: protein MGRCIVKMMNQGHNRISLWCIDNFVKLSGGETVLDIGCGGGQNVANFIKRTHGLVCGMDYSPTCVDIASRKNKAAISQGRASIVEANVSNIPFDDNRFDIVTAFETIYFWNDIVENFKEVLRVLKPEGRFYICNEACSEEGNEKWVRNIDLRIYSPIEIQRMLEQAGFINVTYDISPESQSQRICVQATKQPMMKPIDR from the coding sequence ATGGGCAGGTGCATTGTGAAAATGATGAACCAAGGGCATAACCGGATTTCTCTTTGGTGCATTGACAACTTCGTAAAACTTTCCGGTGGCGAAACGGTGCTCGATATCGGTTGTGGCGGTGGGCAAAACGTAGCTAATTTCATCAAACGAACTCATGGATTAGTTTGCGGCATGGATTATTCACCCACGTGCGTGGACATTGCGAGTCGCAAGAACAAGGCGGCTATCAGTCAGGGACGAGCATCTATAGTAGAAGCGAATGTTTCAAACATTCCTTTTGACGATAACCGCTTCGATATTGTAACCGCTTTCGAAACTATCTACTTTTGGAATGATATAGTGGAAAACTTCAAGGAAGTATTGCGTGTATTGAAACCCGAAGGAAGGTTCTACATCTGCAACGAGGCATGCAGCGAGGAAGGCAATGAAAAGTGGGTGAGGAATATCGACCTGCGCATTTACTCACCCATAGAAATACAAAGAATGCTGGAACAAGCGGGATTTATAAATGTGACCTACGACATCTCGCCGGAGAGCCAATCGCAACGAATATGCGTGCAAGCGACAAAACAACCGATGATGAAACCAATAGACAGATGA
- a CDS encoding DUF3876 domain-containing protein, whose product MKRTKEDYPSFNLFSIVGTWESINLNPTIIIYRSDKEYLLSIIYVSETTKQASPATYEIQQDGSQYFITSASKRLYVDYDPAKDVLSISSLGDYLRN is encoded by the coding sequence ATGAAAAGAACTAAAGAAGATTATCCGTCCTTCAATCTGTTTTCCATTGTAGGCACATGGGAAAGCATTAATCTGAATCCTACGATAATCATTTATCGGAGCGATAAAGAGTACCTTCTTTCTATTATATATGTATCGGAAACCACTAAACAAGCTTCACCCGCTACTTATGAGATACAGCAAGATGGTAGCCAGTATTTTATTACCAGTGCATCCAAACGACTCTATGTAGATTATGATCCGGCAAAAGATGTACTTAGCATTTCATCACTTGGTGACTATCTGCGCAACTAA
- the zupT gene encoding zinc transporter ZupT, with translation MSQQVFVPFLLTLFAGISTGIGSAIAFFAKRTNTSFLSLSLGFSAGVMIYVSFVELFTSSVQTLVEMHGKSEGTFYATLSFFGGIVLILLIDKLIPRYENPHEMHRVEEMSEKAKIQLDVKPKLLRVGMVTALVLAIHNFPEGMVTFLAALKDVNIAIPIAIAIAIHNIPEGISVSVPVFYATGNRKKAFWFSFLSGLAEPVGAVIGYLVLAPFLDDNVFGIIFGMIAGIMVFISLDELLPAAEEYGKHHHAIYGLVVGMAVMALSLLMLG, from the coding sequence ATGTCACAACAAGTATTTGTTCCATTTCTTCTGACACTGTTTGCCGGTATATCCACCGGCATAGGCAGTGCCATTGCTTTTTTCGCCAAACGCACCAACACGTCGTTTCTTTCTCTATCGCTGGGCTTTTCGGCGGGAGTCATGATTTATGTATCGTTTGTCGAACTGTTTACCTCTTCCGTGCAAACACTTGTGGAGATGCACGGCAAATCAGAAGGAACGTTTTATGCCACGCTCTCTTTCTTCGGGGGTATCGTGTTGATATTGCTCATCGACAAGCTAATTCCTCGCTACGAGAATCCGCATGAAATGCACCGGGTGGAAGAAATGAGTGAAAAAGCGAAAATACAATTAGACGTGAAGCCCAAATTGCTACGTGTTGGCATGGTAACAGCCTTGGTGCTGGCTATCCACAATTTCCCGGAGGGTATGGTTACGTTTCTTGCTGCCCTAAAGGATGTGAACATTGCCATACCCATTGCCATCGCCATTGCCATACACAACATACCGGAGGGTATTTCGGTATCCGTTCCTGTTTTTTACGCTACAGGCAACCGCAAGAAAGCCTTTTGGTTCTCGTTTTTGTCTGGATTGGCAGAGCCGGTGGGAGCCGTCATAGGCTATCTCGTGCTGGCTCCGTTCCTCGACGACAATGTGTTCGGCATCATCTTCGGCATGATTGCTGGCATCATGGTATTTATCTCGCTCGATGAGCTGTTACCCGCAGCTGAAGAATACGGTAAGCACCACCATGCCATCTACGGTTTGGTGGTAGGCATGGCGGTCATGGCACTAAGCCTGCTGATGCTGGGTTAG
- a CDS encoding FtsL-like putative cell division protein, with translation MGVFSRKKVTEDVPVEEKRQEEAKTASSVKSVLEGSLLAEKLRQNIRFVLFATFLGIWYISNGYSTEKLHRERVLLEKEVTDLRFESISAAADLMLMRKQSEIIKRIKNEGLALEESKEPPVKLYR, from the coding sequence ATGGGAGTTTTTAGTAGAAAAAAGGTAACGGAAGATGTGCCGGTGGAGGAGAAGAGGCAAGAGGAGGCCAAAACGGCGTCCTCGGTGAAAAGTGTATTGGAGGGAAGTCTGCTCGCAGAAAAACTGCGGCAGAATATCCGGTTTGTGCTTTTTGCTACTTTTTTAGGGATTTGGTATATATCCAATGGATATTCTACTGAAAAGCTGCATCGGGAGAGGGTTCTTCTGGAAAAGGAAGTAACCGATCTGCGTTTCGAGTCGATTTCTGCAGCAGCGGATTTGATGTTGATGCGCAAGCAATCGGAGATTATCAAACGGATAAAAAATGAAGGATTAGCATTGGAGGAGAGTAAAGAACCTCCGGTAAAATTGTATCGGTGA
- a CDS encoding penicillin-binding protein — MAIKDDITWRTIIVYVFIVLFGCLILAKACAVMTVEGEKWRKMASANVPVQPVKIEPNRGDIWAADGRILATSVPFYELRFDPIAVNKKVFDAEVDSLALCLSRFFKDGSKAFYKDKLVGARNRKPRPDRYLLINKRKVNHKELKQIRQFPIFRLGKNKGGFQAIVNDERLQPHVNLAGRTIGYLNESETGEREGRVGLEATFENQLKGECGQGIKRMMSGTWMVITRKEPVDGHDVVTTIDVDYQDIVQHALKKQMEKSEATHGTAILMEVKTGDIKAIANLARKDGVYIENQNFAISGAGEPGSVIKAATMIALLEDGCVTPYDTIDLGTSGRYKFYDRYLTESHDGLGKVTVKQIMEKSSNGIAKLVYDHYKDRPEKFVNRWYAMGLDKKTGICLPGEIEPYIKYPKDKSWSGISLPWMSIGYELKVTPLQILAFYNAIANDGQRMRPRLVKEIRNRGEVVESFEPEEVGGRICSRKTLNEVKDMLEGVVENGTARNIYTPKYRIAGKTGTARLASGSSGYGGGRYRASFVGYFPAERPLYSCIVVIDNPTNGYYATTVSAPVFREIADKVYSMAYVQYGKPEYEADKTLPVCKNGLKEDFRTIFDELDMDIDGVRDADGADWVVTASNEGENIVIKPRRISYSSVPNVKGMGLRDALYVLENSGLKVDFSGAGMVQRQSLQPGAEVPKGSYIRIELR; from the coding sequence ATGGCAATAAAGGATGACATAACGTGGAGAACCATAATTGTTTATGTGTTTATCGTACTGTTCGGTTGTCTGATTCTGGCTAAAGCTTGTGCAGTGATGACTGTGGAAGGGGAAAAGTGGCGGAAGATGGCGTCGGCAAATGTGCCGGTGCAGCCTGTCAAAATAGAACCCAACCGGGGAGATATCTGGGCAGCCGACGGTCGGATTCTGGCGACCTCGGTTCCTTTTTATGAACTCCGTTTCGATCCTATTGCAGTGAATAAGAAAGTGTTCGATGCTGAAGTGGATAGTCTGGCTTTGTGTTTATCCCGGTTCTTTAAGGATGGAAGTAAGGCTTTTTATAAAGATAAGCTGGTGGGTGCCCGCAATCGGAAACCTCGTCCCGACCGTTATTTGCTGATCAATAAACGTAAAGTGAATCATAAGGAGTTGAAACAAATCCGTCAATTCCCGATTTTCCGTCTGGGAAAGAATAAAGGTGGTTTTCAGGCTATAGTCAATGACGAAAGATTACAGCCCCATGTGAATTTAGCCGGCCGGACGATCGGTTATCTGAACGAATCGGAGACCGGGGAGAGGGAAGGACGGGTAGGACTGGAAGCTACTTTTGAAAACCAGTTGAAGGGTGAATGCGGACAGGGGATCAAGCGGATGATGTCGGGGACCTGGATGGTCATTACCCGTAAGGAACCGGTAGATGGACACGATGTCGTGACCACGATAGATGTGGATTATCAGGATATCGTGCAGCATGCCCTGAAAAAACAGATGGAGAAAAGCGAGGCGACACACGGTACGGCTATCCTGATGGAAGTGAAAACCGGGGATATCAAAGCAATCGCCAATCTGGCCAGAAAGGACGGGGTATATATCGAAAACCAGAATTTTGCTATCAGTGGTGCCGGTGAACCGGGATCTGTAATCAAAGCAGCGACTATGATCGCCTTGCTGGAGGACGGGTGTGTCACTCCTTACGATACGATCGACCTGGGTACTTCAGGGAGATATAAATTTTATGACCGTTATCTGACCGAATCGCATGATGGTTTAGGGAAAGTGACGGTAAAACAGATAATGGAAAAATCGTCGAACGGTATTGCGAAATTGGTGTATGATCATTATAAAGACCGGCCGGAGAAATTTGTAAACCGCTGGTATGCTATGGGGTTGGATAAGAAAACCGGTATTTGTCTGCCGGGAGAGATAGAGCCTTATATCAAATATCCCAAAGATAAAAGCTGGAGCGGTATCAGTTTGCCCTGGATGAGTATCGGGTATGAATTAAAAGTTACTCCTCTGCAGATTCTGGCTTTTTATAATGCCATAGCCAACGACGGTCAGCGGATGCGTCCGCGCCTGGTAAAAGAGATCCGGAACCGGGGAGAGGTAGTGGAATCCTTCGAGCCGGAGGAAGTCGGGGGAAGGATTTGTAGCCGGAAGACGTTGAACGAGGTAAAAGATATGTTGGAAGGAGTCGTCGAAAACGGTACGGCCCGGAATATTTATACGCCTAAATACCGGATCGCCGGTAAAACGGGTACAGCCCGTTTGGCAAGCGGGTCGAGCGGATATGGAGGTGGACGTTACCGGGCGAGCTTCGTGGGATATTTCCCTGCCGAACGGCCTTTGTATTCCTGTATTGTCGTGATCGATAATCCGACGAACGGTTATTATGCCACGACTGTATCGGCTCCGGTTTTCCGGGAAATTGCCGATAAGGTTTACTCTATGGCATACGTACAATACGGTAAACCCGAATATGAAGCGGATAAAACTTTGCCGGTATGTAAAAATGGCCTGAAAGAAGATTTTAGAACTATTTTCGATGAATTGGATATGGATATAGACGGAGTGAGGGATGCGGATGGTGCCGATTGGGTGGTCACGGCCAGCAACGAAGGGGAAAATATCGTGATCAAACCCCGGCGGATTTCCTATTCATCGGTGCCGAATGTGAAGGGGATGGGTTTGAGGGATGCACTGTACGTATTGGAAAATTCCGGTTTGAAAGTCGATTTTTCCGGTGCCGGAATGGTACAGCGGCAATCGCTCCAACCCGGGGCGGAAGTTCCCAAAGGGTCTTATATCCGGATTGAACTAAGATAA
- a CDS encoding division/cell wall cluster transcriptional repressor MraZ, with protein MASFIGDYTCKADSKCRVVVPASFRRVMVASQQTFFVLRKNVFGKCIDMYPLQEWENMIAGVRARLNLFDPKHAAFFREFCRGTQEVEMDTNGRILLPRKMLDEIGIDKEMVLAAQDSMIQVWDARVYEEVAISGEELGMMAEEIFKN; from the coding sequence ATGGCTTCATTTATCGGAGATTATACCTGTAAAGCTGATAGCAAATGTCGGGTTGTGGTGCCTGCCTCTTTCCGGAGAGTGATGGTGGCTTCGCAACAGACGTTTTTTGTTTTGCGGAAAAATGTCTTCGGGAAGTGCATCGATATGTATCCTTTGCAGGAATGGGAAAATATGATTGCAGGGGTACGTGCCCGTCTGAATTTGTTCGATCCTAAACATGCGGCTTTTTTTAGGGAGTTTTGTCGGGGAACGCAGGAGGTAGAGATGGATACCAATGGCCGGATTTTACTACCCCGGAAGATGCTGGATGAGATCGGAATCGATAAGGAAATGGTGTTGGCTGCGCAGGATTCGATGATACAGGTGTGGGATGCCAGGGTGTATGAGGAGGTGGCGATTAGTGGAGAAGAGTTAGGGATGATGGCGGAAGAAATTTTTAAAAACTAA
- a CDS encoding helix-turn-helix domain-containing protein, whose translation MEVVTIEKRTFSYVCESFTEFAKRIESLCSSHTQKVENWLDSQEVCLLLGLSKRTLQYYRSSGRLAYSQIGSKIYYKSSDIERIIADSETQNQSPKQTTPYEKN comes from the coding sequence ATGGAAGTAGTAACCATCGAAAAAAGAACATTTTCGTATGTCTGCGAGAGCTTCACGGAGTTTGCCAAACGGATAGAGAGTTTGTGCAGCAGTCATACTCAAAAAGTAGAAAACTGGCTGGATAGTCAGGAAGTGTGCCTGTTGTTAGGCTTGAGCAAGCGAACGCTGCAATATTACCGAAGTAGTGGGCGACTGGCTTATTCTCAAATAGGGAGCAAGATTTATTATAAGTCTTCCGATATTGAAAGAATTATTGCGGACAGTGAAACACAAAATCAGTCACCCAAACAAACCACGCCTTATGAAAAGAACTAA
- a CDS encoding DUF1858 domain-containing protein → MSINKYTPIHRVLTTYPQLIHRLVKRDSRYVSLINPVSTCTLGHCTTIESIAFTVGDDMETLLTYLKGEMEREDIQFKY, encoded by the coding sequence ATGAGCATCAATAAATATACCCCGATACATCGGGTTCTGACTACCTATCCGCAGTTGATTCATCGACTGGTGAAACGAGACAGTCGTTATGTTTCTTTAATCAATCCTGTATCAACTTGTACGTTGGGGCATTGCACTACTATTGAGAGCATTGCCTTTACAGTAGGAGACGATATGGAGACTCTTCTCACATACCTCAAAGGAGAAATGGAACGAGAAGATATACAGTTCAAATATTGA